A portion of the Eulemur rufifrons isolate Redbay chromosome 30, OSU_ERuf_1, whole genome shotgun sequence genome contains these proteins:
- the DUSP9 gene encoding dual specificity protein phosphatase 9: MEGLGRSCLWLRRELSPPRPRLLLLDCRSRELYESARIGGALSVALPALLLRRLRRGSLSVRALLPGPPLQPPPPAPVLLYDQGGGRRRRGEAEAEEWEAESVLGTLLQKLREEGYLAYYLQGGFSRFQAECPHLCETSLNGRAGSSMAPVPSPVPVVGLGGLCLGSDCSDAESEADRDSMSCGLDSEGVTPPPAGLLPSFPVQILPNLYLGSARDSANLESLAKLGIRYILNVTPNLPNLFEKNGDFHYKQIPISDHWSQNLSQFFPEAIAFIDEALSQNCGVLVHCLAGVSRSVTVTVAYLMQKLHLSLNDAYDLVKRKKSNISPNFNFMGQLLDFERSLRLEERRSQERGGGQDSACDPPSFFTTPTSDGVFQLDPT, encoded by the exons ATGGAGGGCCTGGGCCGCTCGTGCCTGTGGCTGCGCCGGGAGCTGTCGCCCCCGCGGCCTCGGCTGCTGCTCCTGGACTGCCGCAGCCGCGAGCTGTACGAGTCGGCGCGCATCGGCGGGGCGCTGAGCGTGGCCCTGCCCGCGCTGCTGCTGCGCCGCCTGCGGAGGGGGAGCCTGTCGGTGCGCGCGCTCCTGCCCGGGCCGCCGCTGCagccgcccccgcccgccccggtGCTCCTGTATGACCAGGGCGGGGGCCGGCGCCGGCgcggggaggccgaggccgaggAGTGGGAGGCCGAGTCGGTGCTGGGCACGCTGCTCCAGAAGCTGCGCGAGGAAGGCTACCTGGCCTACTACCTCCAGG GTGGCTTCAGCCGATTCCAGGCCGAGTGTCCTCACTTGTGTGAGACCAGCCTCAATGGCCGTGCTGGCTCGAGCATGgccccagtgcccagcccagtGCCCGTGGTGGGGCTGGGTGGCCTGTGCCTGGGCTCCGACTGCTCTGATGCGGAATCCGAGGCTGACCGCGACTCCATGAGCTGTGGCCTGGATTCGGAAGGTGTCACGCCCCCCCCAGCGGGGCTGCTGCCATCCTTCCCTGTCCAGATTCTGCCCAACCTCTACCTGGGTAGTGCCCGGGATTCAGCCAACTTGGAGAGCCTGGCCAAGCTTGGCATCCGCTACATCCTCAATGTCACCCCCAACCTCCCTAACCTCTTTGAGAAGAATGGCGACTTTCACTACAAGCAGATCCCCATCTCTGACCACTGGAGCCAGAACTTGTCCCAGTTCTTTCCGGAGGCCATTGCATTCATTG ACGAGGCCTTGTCCCAGAACTGCGGGGTGCTCGTCCACTGCCTGGCAGGGGTCAGCCGCTCTGTCACCGTCACTGTGGCCTACCTCATGCAGAAGCTCCACCTCTCGCTCAACGACGCCTACGACCTGGTCAAGAGGAAGAAGTCCAACATCTCCCCCAACTTCAACTTCATGGGGCAGCTGCTGGACTTCGAGCGCAGCCTGCGGCTGGAGGAGCGGCGCTCCCAGgagcggggcggggggcaggACTCCGCCTGCGACCCGCCCTCCTTCTTCACCACCCCCACCAGCGACGGCGTCTTCCAGCTGGACCCCACCTAG